A stretch of DNA from Thermanaerosceptrum fracticalcis:
TGTTTGACGATGTTAAAAGAGGGTTGCTCCTTGGTATCCCATAAACTTCTCTTATTCTTTCTTCGACTTCCAATCCTGGTGGTGCACAACCTTCTATGTAGTGAACGTTTGGATTACACTTACTTTTTTCGTAATTTTGTTTAGTACAATTACCTAAGTAGAATAACCTTTTTATATTTTTAATGTTTTGTGTTGCAGAACCGAGACATATCTGAAGTCCTTCGAATTTAACGAGATCGCCCATTTTTAGCATTCTATCCAATGCAATAACCAATGCTGCAATACAACCACTACATGGATTGGATGAATAGATTTCAACCCCGGGATATTCTTTAAGAGCTGTAACTGCCGGTTCAAATTTTCTTGCTACGCTTTCAATGGTCGCACCGACTATTTCTATATCATTGAGGGAATAACTACCTATTCCTATCTCTGCACTGTAGCGTATATGCCTTATATCTGCCGGATTAAAACCCATGATACGGGAACAGACTGAATCTACTGCGACAGGATTATCACCTGCAATTATTAATCCCAAAGGTACAGGTGTACCCTCTGCCGGCCCTAACCCCTCCTGGGCAATTAAGCCATCGGCGATAGTCAAATACTTAGGAAGTACTAAATGTAGATCAGCTACTGCCTGATGTAAATTTATGTTATGAAATCTTCTCTTTTCACTGGGCGCAATTACACCTTTCATATTTTTTAATGATAAAGTGACGTCCGTTAACGGGTGTGTCTTTAACATAGGGATGTTTATGATTAAATCAACGTTATATACTGTCTCTGCAACTTTTACTTCTTTTAATTCTTTAAATCGCTTATCCTTAACGGTTATCATTTTGTCTAAATTTAAATCTCTGAGCATTACATTGTAACGTTCGGCAAGCTTGGACACACCGACATTTTCAAAGATTCTGGACGTACCAACGTGAACAGTACCGCAACCTTCACCTATAATAATATTTTCAATTCCCACTTCCTGGAGCATAACTATTATACCTTCTAAAACTGCTAATGAAGTAACAGAGCCTGTTTCAGGGAGTAGATTACCAGTATAATTAGGTTTTAACATAACTTTTTGGCCAGGTTTAACAAATCTTCCAATACCACCGAGTAGATCAACAGCTTTTTTAATGGTTTCATAGGTACTATTTACTCCCTTATGTACTATCGCAACTTTTCCTTTGGTATTCATAACTCCTCCTTTATGTTCTGGCCTATACCATTTCTCGCCTCTTCTAAATAATTATAAAGGGTGAACTTAGAAATATCGTAATATTTTGATATTCTGTCGGCTGATTTCTTTATTAAAAATGCTCCTTTATCGTCGAGAAATTTTAATCCCTTTATTTTATCCTCTTTATTCATCAAGGCAACTGGTATACCTACATGTTGTAATGACTTTTGAATTAAATAATCGAGAAGTTCATTTATATCGTTTGTTATTACTTCATTAGTTTCGTCTTTTTGGTTACTGATGGTAATTGATTTTAGTGTCTTTTCTGCCATAACAAAATCCGTAATATCATAATTTATACAAATTGCACCGATCGGTTTACCTTCGTCATTTTTTATATAAATAGATGAGGAGCGAAGTAGCTTTCCACTTTTAGTTTGGGTTAAGTAATTATATCTATCCCCGTTTTTAACTGTACCTCTAAGTACTTCTAGGCCAAGGTTCGTGCCACAATCGCCAA
This window harbors:
- a CDS encoding helix-turn-helix transcriptional regulator encodes the protein MKKIREEMDLLKSIIKGIAEQFGERCEVVLHDYDNPYDKTIVAIENGHVTGRKVGDCGTNLGLEVLRGTVKNGDRYNYLTQTKSGKLLRSSSIYIKNDEGKPIGAICINYDITDFVMAEKTLKSITISNQKDETNEVITNDINELLDYLIQKSLQHVGIPVALMNKEDKIKGLKFLDDKGAFLIKKSADRISKYYDISKFTLYNYLEEARNGIGQNIKEEL
- a CDS encoding DUF362 domain-containing protein; this translates as MNTKGKVAIVHKGVNSTYETIKKAVDLLGGIGRFVKPGQKVMLKPNYTGNLLPETGSVTSLAVLEGIIVMLQEVGIENIIIGEGCGTVHVGTSRIFENVGVSKLAERYNVMLRDLNLDKMITVKDKRFKELKEVKVAETVYNVDLIINIPMLKTHPLTDVTLSLKNMKGVIAPSEKRRFHNINLHQAVADLHLVLPKYLTIADGLIAQEGLGPAEGTPVPLGLIIAGDNPVAVDSVCSRIMGFNPADIRHIRYSAEIGIGSYSLNDIEIVGATIESVARKFEPAVTALKEYPGVEIYSSNPCSGCIAALVIALDRMLKMGDLVKFEGLQICLGSATQNIKNIKRLFYLGNCTKQNYEKSKCNPNVHYIEGCAPPGLEVEERIREVYGIPRSNPLLTSSNNSVN